The window AAGATACTCTAGAAACTTATTGCTTTCATGAAACTAGAGAATGCCGCCCTATTATGCTACTGTTTGATGccattggaaattggaaatgaaGAATAATAAGGAAGTTTCCTATCACGCTATTCAACGTATATTGGTCAGTATAAATTCAACTATAATTCATGAATTTCTAAAATGAATGCAGAAATTCAATTGAATGGTTGTAGATTAGAAAGAATTTGGGCATATCCTATCATCAGACACCTAGGTGGGAATGTACCGCAATTTATGCTTCAATTCCAAAAAACCTAGATGCTAAAGCACAAACTTGTATTTCAACCCTCCCAATGAAGATCACAAACTCATGTAAGTGTTCTCCGATGCTAAAATCTCACTCTTTCTTCCAATCATTCCTTAGACAAATAATAATCATCAATCAACAACATTACATATTATATCAAACGACACGGATCCGGAATGACAAACAGCGCGAATCAACAATTAAATATCAGATTCACCGCGGCTTTATTCTAACCGCGTGATCGAACAATCCAAAGACCAAGCAGATGaaccccaaaaaaaataaataaaaataaaaattagggttttgggagATTGAAAGAGAATTGAAAAGGATGGTTACCACATGATGGCGCACAAGCCCTTTCCGGTGACAGTATGCCATCGCTTGGGATGATGCATTGTTACGCCTTTGTATGTAGTGCTGTGTCCATGGCCTCCTCCTCCCATCTCTCCCCGTCAGTCCAACCCTAGCGTTTGCCCCTGAAGAAAATCCTCTTTCGCGAAGTTGTGGCCGATGAGAACAGAGAAAtgctaatatgaaaatatatttttaattaatctacGACCTTTTCCCCACTTAAAATGATGGAATAGAACGAcacattttcaataatatttagACAAAAcctttaaaataacataaattttaataagtttgGAATGGGCAAAATAGTATTTATATCATACGataaaaacttaatacttattacttaattatttaaattaaattatatttaaattaattatttaatttttattttaaatattaaaattatttaataaaattaacttaaaatctattttaaataataaaataatccgAGCAAATGAGAT is drawn from Vitis riparia cultivar Riparia Gloire de Montpellier isolate 1030 chromosome 18, EGFV_Vit.rip_1.0, whole genome shotgun sequence and contains these coding sequences:
- the LOC117905926 gene encoding NADH dehydrogenase [ubiquinone] 1 beta subcomplex subunit 2, which codes for MGGGGHGHSTTYKGVTMHHPKRWHTVTGKGLCAIMWFWVMYRAKQDGPVVLGWRHPWEGHDEHGHGDHH